The following are encoded in a window of Salinibacter ruber DSM 13855 genomic DNA:
- a CDS encoding TolC family protein, translating to MHCLPPKTHWGLGLALLLGTFAVLDGPVVRVAQAQTAGGPDTLTFARATRLLLDHNPQLRAARARAQADGQRAQAAALFPNPTLEGSAEHTPRPNGGADDEWFLTLTQPLNYPGEQRARRQSADAATRAAKARLQETRTALYRDLRHRYLAVVAADARRRLLRRYADAVQQAARAATVRYEEGDLSPVRRTRLQSAEATFTNDLADAEQQHRAARRELAALLRPSRTAQSEGLPYAVVDSLSFRAVAVDAQAALSVAEAQRDRLRARRARVERERRALERTRYQRYPDLSLSAGPKQLSTPGGTALGFTAGLQMELPLWDGGRTAVAAQEGRRSQAEAALDATRRAVEVDVRNALDRLRSYRDRLQDTADSPLRKTDEHLQDALFTYEQGELTLFELLDAIEAARQTKLLRVRLTAKYLRALYDLEAAMGVGPQDAPIVVEGALSPHAPDL from the coding sequence ATGCACTGCCTGCCACCAAAAACGCACTGGGGCCTCGGGCTTGCCCTTCTGTTGGGGACGTTCGCCGTTTTGGACGGGCCCGTCGTTCGTGTCGCACAGGCCCAGACGGCCGGGGGGCCGGACACGCTCACGTTCGCGCGTGCCACCCGCCTGTTGCTGGACCACAACCCGCAGCTCCGCGCCGCCCGTGCTCGGGCCCAGGCCGACGGACAGAGGGCGCAGGCCGCGGCCCTCTTTCCCAACCCGACCCTGGAGGGCTCCGCCGAGCATACCCCACGGCCCAACGGCGGGGCCGACGACGAATGGTTCCTGACCCTCACCCAGCCCCTCAACTACCCGGGCGAGCAGCGCGCCCGGCGGCAGTCGGCCGACGCCGCCACACGGGCCGCGAAGGCACGGCTCCAGGAGACCCGCACGGCCCTCTACCGGGACCTGCGCCACCGCTACCTCGCCGTCGTGGCCGCGGACGCCCGTCGGCGCCTCCTGCGCCGGTACGCCGACGCGGTGCAGCAGGCCGCCCGGGCCGCCACCGTGCGGTACGAGGAGGGGGACCTAAGCCCGGTCCGGCGCACGCGCCTCCAGAGCGCCGAGGCGACCTTCACGAACGACCTGGCCGACGCGGAACAGCAGCATCGGGCCGCGCGGCGGGAACTGGCCGCCCTGCTCCGTCCCAGCCGGACGGCGCAGTCGGAGGGGCTCCCCTACGCGGTTGTGGACTCCCTCTCGTTCCGGGCGGTCGCCGTGGACGCGCAGGCGGCCCTGTCGGTCGCCGAGGCCCAGCGGGATCGGCTTCGGGCCCGGCGTGCGCGGGTTGAGCGCGAACGCCGAGCCCTCGAACGCACGCGCTACCAGCGGTATCCGGACCTAAGTCTGTCGGCGGGGCCGAAGCAGCTGTCGACCCCGGGCGGCACGGCCCTCGGCTTTACGGCCGGCCTCCAGATGGAGCTCCCACTCTGGGACGGGGGCCGCACGGCCGTCGCGGCCCAGGAAGGTCGTCGCAGCCAGGCCGAGGCCGCCCTCGACGCCACCCGGCGTGCCGTAGAGGTGGACGTGCGCAACGCCCTGGACCGCCTTCGGAGCTACCGGGACCGCCTACAGGACACGGCGGACTCTCCGCTTCGGAAGACCGACGAGCACCTCCAGGACGCACTGTTCACCTACGAGCAGGGCGAGCTGACCCTCTTCGAGCTGCTGGACGCCATCGAGGCCGCCCGGCAGACGAAATTGCTCCGTGTGCGCCTCACCGCAAAATACCTGCGGGCGCTCTACGACCTGGAGGCCGCCATGGGCGTGGGGCCGCAGGACGCGCCCATCGTCGTCGAGGGCGCCCTCTCCCCCCATGCCCCTGACCTGTGA
- a CDS encoding efflux RND transporter periplasmic adaptor subunit, whose translation MHRRLLRPLVLVLAPALFLIGCGEADAPPSTATAETPPNPNVITLSKTELEEVGVETVKVTEHPVTTTLELPARVRPAADQEAFVTSLVDGRVERLRVSPGTRVAQGEVVADVAAPDLSRMVADLRQARSDLDRQRRLDERGVAVEKNVRAAERNWQAARQRLRSVGVRPARIEQVATGAQDMRTLPLEAPLDGIVLNRMGVLGAPVQQGDTLYRIVDLQPIRVVARVFEQSLDKVRTGQPATITTPMAPRSYQGTIGRIIPQVGDESRAASARIVLDNTDGTLRPGMYASVQVQRTGAPQAALPADVLLTDASGAYVLVRDGPRRFRRVHVDADAENDGDVAVPSLDVGTKVVTQGAYQIVSALNQSR comes from the coding sequence ATGCACCGCCGCCTCCTTCGCCCACTCGTTCTGGTTCTTGCCCCTGCACTCTTCCTCATCGGCTGCGGAGAGGCCGACGCGCCGCCCTCCACCGCCACGGCGGAGACGCCCCCCAACCCAAACGTTATTACACTGAGCAAGACTGAACTTGAGGAGGTCGGCGTCGAAACCGTCAAGGTCACGGAGCACCCGGTCACGACAACCCTTGAGCTCCCGGCCCGGGTGCGCCCGGCCGCCGACCAGGAGGCCTTCGTGACGTCGCTGGTGGATGGACGGGTGGAGCGGCTCCGCGTGAGCCCCGGGACGCGGGTGGCGCAGGGCGAGGTCGTGGCCGACGTGGCCGCCCCGGACCTGAGCCGGATGGTGGCCGACCTCCGACAGGCGCGCAGCGACCTCGACCGCCAACGCCGCCTGGACGAGCGGGGCGTGGCCGTTGAGAAGAACGTGCGGGCCGCCGAGCGCAACTGGCAGGCCGCCCGGCAGCGCCTCCGCTCCGTCGGGGTGCGGCCGGCCCGCATCGAACAGGTCGCGACCGGCGCCCAGGACATGCGGACGCTCCCACTGGAGGCGCCCCTCGACGGCATCGTCCTGAACCGGATGGGGGTCCTCGGCGCCCCCGTGCAGCAGGGCGATACGCTCTACCGCATCGTCGACCTACAGCCGATCCGCGTGGTGGCCCGCGTCTTCGAGCAGTCCCTCGATAAGGTGCGTACCGGCCAGCCCGCCACCATCACCACCCCGATGGCCCCCCGTAGCTACCAGGGCACCATCGGCCGGATCATCCCCCAGGTCGGCGACGAGAGCCGGGCGGCCAGCGCACGGATCGTGCTCGACAACACCGACGGCACGCTCCGCCCCGGCATGTACGCCTCGGTGCAGGTGCAGCGGACGGGCGCCCCGCAGGCCGCCCTCCCCGCCGACGTCCTACTGACCGACGCTTCCGGCGCCTACGTTCTCGTCCGCGATGGGCCCCGCCGGTTTCGGCGCGTCCACGTGGACGCCGACGCCGAGAACGACGGGGACGTGGCCGTTCCGTCGCTCGATGTCGGGACGAAGGTGGTCACCCAGGGTGCCTACCAGATCGTGAGCGCCCTGAACCAGTCGCGGTGA
- a CDS encoding methyl-accepting chemotaxis protein, whose amino-acid sequence MTAFLDFFLPDALPENSDQRRKARLTLSITLLIIGACLAYTGAHYRWEFWSGIPVLLGSAALLTGVPIALRQGASPSLMAKGTAVVMLGLITLLTIRSGGTASTSAPWFMVAPLIGLLLTEQWFAVLLTVVSIAELSVIYGLELSGYAFPTPMPDSMAGESLFFSYVGLITVVLLIARVFKQEQSRALRRAESAVEDAKAQKQETEEMAERLKQQKDSVEEQVEAATRELQAQKEALASHTSEMLDAMNRFADGDLSVRVDTDRDDEIGDLFDGFNRAVESVRQTLVSVRDAAEETARTTEEISASSEQMATAAEQQSAQAEEVAAAVEQMNQTISENARSVQRAAEATRDAAQQAERSGEIVAEATQQIRQIAEGAQATAYTIESVGDSSEEIIQIVDTIDEIAGQTNLLALNAAIEAARAGDEAAGQSGQGFAVVAEEVRELAEEADAATTEIEQMVQEATGEIEDAVSAAHQSSQRAQKGLELAGEADSALDEVAASIDRAQQKADEIAAASEEQSTTSNEIARSVQSISTAARESAAGVTQVSDSADDLEATVQRLRESVEKFELERGDHASPSTRPAHPPHSTEDRADDASAAGPHADPARPAMSSTGD is encoded by the coding sequence ATGACTGCGTTTCTCGACTTCTTCCTGCCAGACGCCCTCCCTGAAAATTCTGATCAACGCCGGAAGGCGCGCCTGACGCTGTCGATCACGCTTCTCATCATTGGGGCCTGCCTCGCCTACACTGGGGCTCACTACCGATGGGAATTCTGGAGCGGGATCCCTGTGCTTCTGGGCTCGGCGGCCCTCCTGACGGGGGTCCCGATTGCCCTGCGCCAGGGCGCCTCCCCGTCCCTCATGGCGAAGGGAACCGCCGTGGTGATGCTGGGGCTCATCACGCTGCTCACGATTCGCTCCGGGGGAACTGCGTCCACGTCGGCCCCCTGGTTCATGGTCGCGCCGTTGATTGGGCTTCTGCTGACCGAGCAGTGGTTTGCCGTTCTCCTCACGGTGGTGAGCATCGCGGAGCTGTCCGTCATCTACGGCCTTGAACTGAGCGGCTACGCCTTCCCGACGCCCATGCCCGACTCCATGGCCGGCGAGTCGCTCTTTTTCTCCTACGTCGGCCTCATCACCGTCGTCCTTCTCATCGCGCGGGTGTTCAAGCAGGAACAGAGCCGCGCACTGCGGAGGGCTGAGTCCGCCGTGGAGGACGCCAAGGCGCAGAAGCAGGAGACTGAGGAGATGGCCGAGCGACTCAAGCAGCAAAAAGACTCCGTTGAGGAGCAGGTGGAGGCGGCCACCCGGGAGCTTCAGGCGCAGAAGGAGGCGCTCGCCAGCCACACGAGCGAGATGCTCGACGCGATGAACCGGTTTGCCGACGGGGACCTCAGTGTTCGCGTCGACACGGACCGCGACGACGAGATTGGCGATCTCTTCGACGGGTTCAACCGGGCGGTCGAGAGCGTCCGGCAGACCCTTGTCTCCGTCCGCGACGCGGCCGAGGAGACCGCCCGAACGACCGAGGAGATCAGCGCCTCCTCCGAGCAGATGGCGACCGCCGCCGAGCAGCAGTCCGCCCAGGCCGAGGAGGTGGCCGCGGCCGTCGAGCAGATGAACCAGACGATTAGCGAAAATGCGCGCAGCGTCCAGCGGGCCGCCGAGGCCACCCGGGACGCCGCCCAGCAGGCCGAGCGCAGCGGCGAGATCGTCGCGGAGGCGACGCAGCAGATCCGGCAGATCGCCGAGGGGGCCCAGGCCACGGCCTACACCATCGAGAGCGTGGGCGACTCGAGCGAAGAGATCATCCAGATCGTCGACACGATCGACGAGATTGCGGGGCAGACCAATCTCCTCGCCCTAAACGCGGCGATCGAGGCGGCGCGCGCCGGGGACGAGGCCGCCGGGCAGAGCGGACAGGGGTTCGCCGTGGTCGCCGAGGAGGTCCGAGAGTTGGCGGAGGAGGCCGACGCGGCCACGACCGAAATCGAACAGATGGTTCAGGAGGCGACCGGCGAGATCGAGGACGCGGTTAGCGCTGCCCACCAGAGCAGCCAGCGGGCCCAGAAGGGGCTGGAGCTGGCCGGCGAGGCGGACAGCGCCCTGGACGAGGTGGCCGCCTCCATCGACCGCGCCCAGCAGAAGGCCGACGAGATTGCAGCCGCCTCCGAGGAGCAGTCCACCACCAGCAACGAGATCGCCCGGAGCGTGCAGTCCATCTCGACGGCGGCCCGGGAGTCGGCGGCCGGTGTCACACAGGTCTCCGATTCGGCGGACGACCTGGAGGCGACCGTCCAGCGCCTGCGGGAAAGCGTCGAAAAATTTGAGCTTGAACGGGGCGACCACGCGAGCCCGTCCACCCGCCCCGCCCATCCTCCTCACTCTACGGAGGACCGGGCCGACGACGCCTCCGCCGCCGGTCCACACGCCGACCCGGCACGCCCCGCGATGAGCTCAACGGGCGACTAA